One window of the Triticum dicoccoides isolate Atlit2015 ecotype Zavitan chromosome 3B, WEW_v2.0, whole genome shotgun sequence genome contains the following:
- the LOC119275807 gene encoding respiratory burst oxidase homolog protein B-like gives MEMPDIEAGTVVTDSDSSRRPQDNTATSIPNSGNLEGSSHRATKTTRFKDDDDGVVEITLDIQRDSVSIQDVRPVDDSGSAHSGALVSPSSSRGGKLSSKLRQVTNGLKLTNPSKKVPPSPAPKTVRKRYDRSKSSAAVALKGLQFVTAKVGNDGWTAVEKRFNHLQVDGMLLRSRFGKCIGMEGSDEFAMQMFDSLARKRGMVKQVLTKEELKDFWEQLSDQGFDNRLQTFFDMVDKNADGRITSEEVKEIIALSASANKLSKIKERADEYTALIMEELDPNNLGYIELEDLEALLLQSPSEAVARSTTTHSSKLSKALSMKLAPSNDTSPLRRHWQEFLYFVEENWKRIWVMTLWISICIALFIWKFIQYRNRAVFHIMGYCVATAKGAAETLKFNMALVLLPVCRNTITWIRSKTKIGAVVPFNDNINFHKVIAAGVAVGVALHAGAHLTCDFPLLLHASDAKYEPMKPFFGDKRPPNYWWFVKGTAGWTGIVMVVLMSIAFVLAQPWFRRNKLKDTNPLKKMTGFNAFWFTHHLFAIVYALLIVHGTSLYLTKEWYKKSTWMYIAYPVFLYSCERIVRLFRSHDAVKIQKVAVYPGHVLALYMSKPTGFRYRSGQYIFINCRAVSPYEWHPFSITSAPGDNYLSVHIRTRGDWTSRLRTVFSEACRPPAEGESGLLRADLSRGITDSNARFPKLLIDGPYGAPAQDYREYDVLLLIGLGIGATPLISIVKDVLNHIQPGGSVGGAEPGGTGKAKKRQFMTKRAYFYWVTREEGSFEWFRGVMNEVAEKDKDQVIELHNHCSSVYQEGDARSALIVMLQELQHAKKGVDILSGTSVKTHFARPNWRSVFKRVAVNHENQRVGVFYCGEPVLVPQLRQLSADFTHKTNTKFEFHKENF, from the exons ATGGAGATGCCTGATATTGAAGCTGGCACGGTAGTCACCGATTCTGATAGTTCAAGAAGGCCACAAGACAATACTGCGACATCAATCCCAAACAGTGGAAATTTAGAAGGTTCAAGCCACAGGGCCACAAAGACCACCAGGTTCAAAGACGACGACGACGGGGTTGTTGAGATTACCCTTGACATACAACGCGATTCAGTGTCAATCCAAGATGTCAGGCCAGTTGACGATAGTGGCTCAGCACACAGCGGTGCACTGGTGTCACCTTCCTCATCAAGGGGCGGCAAGCTGTCATCGAAACTGAGACAGGTGACGAACGGGCTAAAGCTGACGAATCCGAGCAAGAAGGTGCCACCGTCGCCTGCACCGAAGACCGTGAGGAAGAGATATGACCGAAGCAAGAGTAGTGCTGCAGTGGCACTCAAAGGCTTGCAGTTTGTGACTGCCAAAGTTGGCAATGACGGCTGGACTGCCGTGGAGAAACGGTTCAATCACCTACAGGTTGATGGCATGCTACTCCGTTCAAGATTTGGGAAATGCATTG GGATGGAAGGGTCAGACGAGTTTGCGATGCAAATGTTCGACTCGTTAGCGAGGAAGAGAGGAATGGTGAAGCAAGTGCTGACTAAGGAGGAGCTGAAAGATTTCTGGGAGCAACTGAGTGATCAGGGTTTCGACAACCGACTCCAAACGTTCTTTGACAT GGTTGACAAAAATGCTGATGGAAGAATCACCTCAGAGGAGGTTAAGGAG ATTATTGCGCTTAGTGCATCAGCAAATAAACtttccaagatcaaagagcgagctgATGAGTACACAGCACTTATTATGGAAGAGCTTGACCCAAACAACTTGGGCTACATAGAG CTCGAGGACTTGGAGGCACTCTTACTGCAGTCACCATCTGAAGCTGTTGCAAGATCAACGACCACCCACAGCTCGAAACTTAGCAAAGCTCTTAGCATGAAGCTCGCACCTAGCAATGACACGAGTCCACTTCGCCGCCACTGGCAGGAGTTTTTGTACTTTGTTGAGGAAAACTGGAAGCGCATATGGGTCATGACTCTCTGGATTTCAATCTGCATCGCCCTTTTCATTTGGAAGTTCATCCAGTATCGTAACAGGGCTGTATTTCACATCATGGGCTACTGTGTGGCCACTGCAAAGGGTGCCGCAGAGACCCTGAAATTCAATATGGCCCTGGTCCTTCTTCCTGTCTGCCGTAATACAATCACATGGATTCGATCAAAGACAAAGATTGGAGCTGTTGTACCCTTCAATGACAACATAAACTTCCATAAG GTAATAGCAGCGGGTGTTGCAGTTGGTGTTGCTCTGCATGCAGGTGCTCATCTGACATGTGATTTTCCTCTCTTGCTCCATGCAAGTGATGCAAAATATGAACCAATGAAGCCTTTCTTTGGGGACAAAAGGCCACCAAACTACTGGTGGTTTGTAAAAGGAACTGCAGGGTGGACAGGTATTGTCATGGTAGTGCTCATGTCAATAGCTTTTGTATTAGCCCAGCCATGGTTCCGACGTAACAAGCTCAAGGACACTAATCCACTCAAGAAGATGACTGGTTTCAATGCCTTTTGGTTTACACACCACCTATTTGCTATTGTGTATGCACTGCTCATCGTCCATGGAACAAGTTTGTATCTGACGAAGGAGTGGTACAAGAAATCG ACATGGATGTACATCGCTTATCCTGTCTTCTTATATTCATGCGAGCGCATTGTTCGGTTATTTAGGAGCCATGATGCAGTTAAGATTCAGAAG GTTGCGGTATATCCTGGGCATGTGTTGGCTCTTTATATGTCCAAGCCAACTGGTTTTAGATACCGGAGTGGGCAGTACATCTTCATAAATTGCAGAGCTGTATCTCCATATGAATG GCATCCGTTTTCGATTACATCGGCACCAGGAGATAATTACCTCAGTGTCCACATCCGCACAAGGGGTGATTGGACTTCTCGGCTTAGGACAGTCTTCTCTGAG GCGTGTCGGCCTCCAGCTGAAGGAGAAAGTGGACTCCTTAGAGCTGACCTCTCCAGGGGAATCACTGACAGCAATGCAAG ATTCCCTAAACTTTTGATTGATGGACCATATGGTGCTCCAGCACAAGATTACCGGGAATACGATGTGCTACTCCTCATTGGACTTGGCATTGGAGCCACCCCTTTGATCAGCATTGTGAAGGATGTGCTTAACCACATCCAGCCTGGGGGATCGGTTGGTGGAGCAGAGCCGGGGGGCACTGGTAAGGCAAAGAAGAGACAATTTATGACGAAGAGGGCCTACTTCTACTGGGTCACAAGGGAGGAGGGCTCCTTTGAATGGTTCAGAGGGGTGATGAACGAGGTGGCTGAGAAGGACAAGGATCAAGTGATCGAGCTTCACAACCATTGCTCGAGTGTGTATCAAGAGGGCGATGCTCGTTCCGCGCTCATTGTCATGCTCCAAGAACTCCAGCATGCAAAGAAGGGAGTTGATATCTTGTCCGGAACCAGTGTCAAGACTCACTTTGCCCGACCTAATTGGCGAAGCGTCTTCAAGCGTGTCGCGGTCAACCATGAGAATCAGCGCGTCG GGGTTTTCTATTGTGGTGAGCCTGTTCTTGTGCCACAGCTGCGGCAGTTGTCGGCAGATTTCACCCACAAGACAAACACAAAGTTTGAGTTTCACAAGGAGAACTTCTAG